Part of the Sylvia atricapilla isolate bSylAtr1 chromosome 1, bSylAtr1.pri, whole genome shotgun sequence genome, TCTGCCCATATTCAGTAGGGGCTGGAAGTACACGAGCCCACATCCTGGGAGAAGCTGCACTGTGTCAGCTCTGTATGGCTTTGTGTCCTGTGGACTCCTAAATCTTGCCTCCTGACATTTCAACTCTCTGTGCCATTTCACACTCCCATATACCCACATAAAGCCTGGGTTTCTCCCCagcctggtttttttttctgctaaactAAATGTTATAATTTCCCAACTCCACAATCTTCTTCTGTGTATTGACTTGCTGTAAATCAGGATTGTAATCTTCAAGTCTTCTGGAATACACAGAGCAacttatatatatttttttttaagtataacCTTTTGGAACAAAATGCATTCACACATTTGATGTCCCAGCAAACTCTCATTCATGTTAAGTAGACAGACAATTATTGCACTTGTATCCCACAGCAGCAAGCACTTCCAGAAGGAGAACCAAAACTCTTTCTGCAGTCACCATTCCCCATGCTTTCTCATCCCAAAGCAGCACAGTCCACGATGCATTCATCAGCACTTGACCAGTTCCTTGTTTGGCAAAGGTTCTGCCACGACTTCATCCCGCATGAACTGCTCCTAAAGAGAGCAAGCAGGGATTTAGGCGATTTACATTGGTTTTGGATCTCCTCTACCTCACAAACACCACGACATAcactcaggctggaaaagagagTGGTTATAAGTGGTATGAATGTCTCCCAAACCTTGGAAGCCGATACAAGCCTACGAGGTGACAaaagctgccagggctgctggagtcAGTCACAGGAGCTCTCCATTCGCATTCACATCGTCCCATCCGTGTCCTACCCCACGCTCCCTCCCCCAGGTAGGCATCTTTTTAAGctcaaacacagcagcagcagacaagAAAACGAGAGATCATTCAGCAAACGTAGTCCCAAAGCAGGGATTTTTACACGCTGCCCGCACGGGGCGGCGAAGCGGGACTCGGAAGGACCCGGCTGGAACTGCGTCCGCCTGCCCTCCCTCCGCACCCACCTGGTCGTAAATGACGCGCAGGatcagggagcagctggggcaggtggCCACGTCCTCGCCGTTCTCCAGGTCCTCCTGCAAAAGGCCCGGGACAGCGGTcaggccccgccgccggcccggcgCACGGGCCGCACCACCCCGCTCTCCCCCACGGCCGCCGCTCACCCGCGTGATGAGGAATCGGTCCCCGCAGGGGCACGGGTAGCTGTAGGTCCCGGTCTCCTCGTCGTATTCGAAGTCTTCGATCTCCACCTCGTCGTGGAACACGGCCATGTCGCCGGGAAGCGCCGGGAGGCGGACGGGAAGAGGCGGCGCCTGCCGGGGCaggcgggcggggcggccgtGACGAGATGCGGCGGCGGGTAGGGGCGGAGGGCCGCGGGTACGGGCGGAgggcggcgggccgggggctccCGGGCTCCCGGCGGGGTTCGGGTGGGTAGGAGGGAGCGGGGGGACAGGAGGGTGAGGGGCGGCGGGCTGGGGGTCGGCGCCTCGAgtcctcctgcctccccctcTCCTGACGGCCGGAGCCCCGCACGCCGGCCGGGCCGCCCTCTGCGGCCGATGGCGCTGCCgcctccagccctggcctcctgcccgggggctgcgggggaaCGGCCGGGCACTGCCGCGGCCTTGTCCTTGTCTTTGTCCTTGTCCcttgcccctgccctgccccttgcCCTTGGCCGTGTGCTTCCCCTGCCCCTTGGCCGCCTCAGTGCcgccctgccccagctgagcGCGGGCTGCCGTCCTCTGTGCCCCAGCTCACCGCCCTCCTCCCAGCGCTCACCGTAGAGCCCTCAGTCCTGGGAACAGGGGGAAAACTTCGTTTTCTGTGATTACTTTTGCAGGAAGGACTGTTTGTCTGAAGGAGTGTTTTACCGAGAGATGGCTTTTGAAAAAAGACCTCCTGTGCTGCTTGCTTAAGTACTCTTGCTGCTCCCCTCTGCACTTTCTTACATTAACCTACCTAGTAATTTGCAGTTTAGTGTGGTGCGGGTGAACTAAAAGCAGTTCTCCCTCCAGACAGTGATGTGGGATTGGGGGGAAGAAGAGATGCAGACATATATCTCAAGAGATAAAAAAACAGGGCCAGTGGATCAGAGGGGATGGAAAATGAATGGCTCGTTGGTTTTAGGTGAGGAGTGGAAGAAGTCATGACAAGTAGTGCTCGT contains:
- the DPH3 gene encoding diphthamide biosynthesis protein 3: MAVFHDEVEIEDFEYDEETGTYSYPCPCGDRFLITREDLENGEDVATCPSCSLILRVIYDQEQFMRDEVVAEPLPNKELVKC